The following are encoded together in the Neomonachus schauinslandi chromosome X, ASM220157v2, whole genome shotgun sequence genome:
- the LOC110570094 gene encoding transcription factor BTF3-like: protein MKETIMNQKKLAKLQAQVCIGGKETARQKKVVHRTATADDKKLQFSLKKLGVNNISGIEEVNMFTNQGPVIHFNNPKVQASLSANTFINTGHAETKQLTEMLPRILNQLGADSLTSLRLAEALPKQSVDGKAPLATGEDYDDEVPDLVENFDEASKNEAN from the coding sequence atgaaagaaactatcaTGAACCAGAAGAAACTCGCCAAACTGCAAGCACAAGTGTGCATTGGTGGGAAAGAAACTGCTCGCCAAAAGAAGGTGGTTCATAGAACGGCtacagcagatgataaaaaaCTTCAGTTCTCCTTAAAGAAGTTAGGGGTAAACAATATCTCTGGTATTGAAGAAGTGAATATGTTCACAAACCAAGGACCAGTGATCCACTTTAACAACCCCAAAGTTCAGGCCTCGCTGTCAGCGAACACTTTCATCAATACAGGCCATGCTGAGACAAAGCAGCTGACAGAAATGCTACCCAGGATCTTAAACCAACTCGGTGCAGACAGTCTGACTAGTTTAAGACTGGCTGAAGCTCTGCCCAAACAATCTGTGGATGGAAAAGCACCACTTGCTACTGGAGAGGATTATGATGATGAAGTTCCTgatcttgtggagaattttgatgaagcttccaagaatgaagcaaactga